One Brassica napus cultivar Da-Ae chromosome C4, Da-Ae, whole genome shotgun sequence genomic region harbors:
- the LOC111205068 gene encoding EID1-like F-box protein 3: protein MIYSRRVDSPSVPMMNSSRPLRFKQPSRLPSFGETGIENEQVLTLVFESISWDIHTICAVASVSRRFCAIARRVLWRSLCVHRAPGMAAALSGSDPSGRIDGGWQALAKLMFFCGGGESTRSPGHFASESRFSKTSGKFFLPKNCRGDLLYVSDPCEHEAVGGGGEENLGVFRGVFREFMRSKTRQCLVRRQAELEEKVRCPYCGGRVWSMKAARLVPKSAARRLGSRDGGLEFYVCVNGHLHGTCWLIPLSSDEEERDFDGEEDDDSDDFLRG from the coding sequence ATGATTTATTCTAGAAGGGTAGATTCTCCGTCAGTCCCAATGATGAACTCGTCTCGACCGCTCCGATTCAAGCAACCGAGTCGGTTACCGAGTTTCGGCGAAACGGGGATAGAGAACGAGCAGGTGCTGACTCTCGTCTTCGAGTCAATCAGCTGGGACATCCACACGATATGCGCCGTCGCCTCCGTGAGCCGTAGGTTCTGCGCGATCGCGAGACGCGTTCTGTGGCGTTCGCTCTGCGTTCACCGCGCTCCGGGGATGGCGGCGGCATTGTCCGGATCAGATCCGAGCGGGAGAATCGACGGGGGATGGCAGGCGCTGGCGAAACTCATGTTCTTCTGCGGCGGCGGCGAGTCGACGCGGTCGCCGGGTCACTTCGCGTCCGAGTCGAGATTCTCCAAGACCTCCGGGAAGTTTTTTCTGCCGAAGAATTGCCGGGGAGATCTCTTGTACGTGAGCGATCCGTGCGAGCATGAGGCGGTGGGTGGTGGCGGAGAAGAGAATTTAGGTGTTTTCAGAGGGGTATTTCGGGAATTTATGAGGTCGAAGACGAGGCAGTGTCTCGTGAGGAGACAGGCGGAGCTTGAGGAGAAGGTCAGGTGTCCGTATTGCGGAGGGCGCGTGTGGAGCATGAAGGCGGCGCGTTTAGTTCCTAAGAGCGCGGCGAGGCGGTTGGGGTCGAGAGACGGTGGGCTAGAGTTCTACGTTTGCGTTAACGGTCACTTGCACGGTACTTGCTGGTTGATTCCACTCTCGTcggat